In Elgaria multicarinata webbii isolate HBS135686 ecotype San Diego chromosome 15, rElgMul1.1.pri, whole genome shotgun sequence, one genomic interval encodes:
- the PGK1 gene encoding phosphoglycerate kinase 1 isoform X1, whose product MSLSTKLTLDKVDVKGKRVVMRVDFNVPMKNNKITNNQRIKAAVPTIKHCLDHEAKSVVLMSHLGRPDGVPMPDKYSLEPVAAELKTLVGRDVLFLKDCVGPEVEKACANPATGSVILLENLRFHVEEEGKGKDASGNKIKADSAQVDTFRASLSKLGDVYINDAFGTAHRAHSSMVGVNLPQKAAGFLMKKELDYFAKALENPVRPFLAILGGAKVQDKIQLINNLLDKVNEMIIGGGMAFTFLKVLNNMEIGNSLFDEEGSKIVKDLMAKAEKNGVKITLPIDFITADKFDENANTGEATVASGIPAGWMGLDCGPESVKKFVEVVGRAKLIVWNGPVGVFEWDKFAKGTKALMDKVVEVTAKGTITIIGGGDTATCCAKWNTEDKVSHVSTGGGASLELLEGKVLPGVAALSNV is encoded by the exons GGTTGATTTCAATGTCCCAATGAAGaacaacaaaataaccaacaaCCAAAG AATCAAAGCAGCTGTCCCAACCATAAAGCATTGCCTGGATCATGAGGCCAAGTCTGTGGTACTGATGAGTCACCTGGGCCGACCTGATGGAGTTCCTATGCCTGACAAATATTCTTTGGAACCAGTGGCAGCAGAACTCAAAACACTGGTAGGCAG GGACGTCTTGTTCCTGAAGGACTGTGTTGGTCCAGAGGTAGAGAAAGCTTGTGCTAACCCAGCAACTGGCTCAGTCATCCTCCTGGAAAACCTCCGATTCCATGtagaagaggaaggaaagggaaaggatgcTTCAGGGAACAAG ATCAAGGCTGATTCTGCACAGGTTGATACTTTCAGAGCATCACTTTCTAAATTAGGAGATGTTTATATCAATGATGCTTTTGGAACTGCGCATAGAGCTCACAG CTCTATGGTAGGTGTCAATCTACCTCAAAAAGCTGCTGGCTTCCTGATGAAGAAAGAACTGGATTATTTTGCTAAAGCTTTAGAGAATCCAGTGCGCCCCTTCCTGGCAATACTTGGAGG AGCTAAAGTTCAAGATAAGATTCAGCTGATCAATAACCTGCTGGATAAAGTCAATGAGATGATTATTGGTGGCGGAATGGCTTTCACCTTCCTCAAAGTACTTAATAACATGGAG atTGGCAATTCTTTGTTTGATGAAGAAGGATCAAAAATAGTCAAGGACCTGATGGCCAAGGCAGAGAAGAATGGTGTGAAGATCACTCTGCCCATTGACTTCATTACTGCAGACAAATTTGATGAGAACGCGAACACCGGAGAGGCCACTGTGGCATCTGGGATACCTGCTGGATGGATG GGTTTGGATTGTGGCCCTGAAAGTGTTAAGAAGTTTGTTGAAGTTGTGGGAAGAGCCAAGCTAATTGTGTGGAACGGTCCAGTTGGTGTGTTTGAGTGGGATAAGTTTGCCAAAGGAACCAAAGCCTTGATGGATAAAGTTGTGGAAGTTACAGCCAAAGGCACTATCACCATCATTG GTGGTGGAGACACAGCTACATGCTGTGCTAAATGGAACACTGAAGATAAAGTTAGCCACGTCAGCACTGGAGGTGGTGCTAGCTTAGAACTTCTAGAAG GTAAAGTTCTTCCTGGTGTAGCAGCTCTGAGCAACGTGTAA